Proteins from one Streptomyces genisteinicus genomic window:
- a CDS encoding vitamin K epoxide reductase family protein: MTSSAARDVPTGTQDRPDAGTIGASRAFAWMLVVTGAAGLLAAWVITIDKFKLLEDPGFTPGCSLNPVVSCGNIMKSDQAAVFGFPNPMLGLVTYAMVIAIGVALLAGARYRRWYWLGLNAGCLFGVGFCTWLMQQSLYEINALCLWCCLAWAGTIVMFWYVTSHNVRKGVLPAPAALRTFFGEFTWVLPVLHIGVIGMLILTRWWDFWTS, translated from the coding sequence ATGACCTCTTCAGCAGCCCGCGACGTGCCCACCGGCACCCAGGACCGCCCCGACGCGGGCACGATCGGAGCGAGCCGCGCCTTCGCGTGGATGCTGGTCGTCACCGGTGCGGCCGGTCTGCTGGCCGCGTGGGTGATCACCATCGACAAGTTCAAACTGCTGGAGGATCCGGGCTTCACGCCGGGGTGCAGCCTCAACCCGGTGGTCTCCTGCGGCAACATCATGAAGAGCGACCAGGCCGCCGTCTTCGGCTTCCCCAACCCGATGCTGGGCCTGGTCACGTACGCGATGGTGATCGCGATCGGCGTCGCGCTGCTGGCCGGCGCCCGCTACCGCCGCTGGTACTGGCTCGGGCTGAACGCCGGCTGCCTCTTCGGCGTCGGGTTCTGCACCTGGCTGATGCAGCAGTCGCTGTACGAGATCAACGCCCTGTGCCTGTGGTGCTGCCTCGCCTGGGCCGGCACGATCGTCATGTTCTGGTACGTCACCTCCCACAACGTCCGCAAGGGGGTGCTGCCCGCGCCGGCCGCGCTGCGCACCTTCTTCGGCGAGTTCACCTGGGTCCTCCCCGTGCTGCACATCGGGGTGATCGGGATGCTGATCCTGACCCGCTGGTGGGACTTCTGGACCTCCTGA
- the hisS gene encoding histidine--tRNA ligase, giving the protein MNTFQAPRGTYDLIPPRSAVFLAVREAISAPLKNSGYGYVETPGFENVELFARGVGESTDIVSKEMYAFETKGGDQLALRPEGTASVLRAALEANLHKAGNLPVKLWYSGSYYRYEKPQAGRYRHFSQVGAEAIGAEDPALDAELIILADQAYRSLGLRDFRILLNSLGDKECRPVYREALQAFLRDLDLDEDTRRRVEINPLRVLDDKRSEVQKQLTGAPMLRDYLCDACKAYHEEVRALITAAGVAFEDDEKLVRGLDYYTRTTFEFVHGGLGSQSAVGGGGRYDGLSEMIGGPALPSVGWALGVDRTVLALEAEGVVLDIPAATSVYAVPLGEEARRVLFGVVTELRRAGVAADFSYGGKGLKGAMKNANRSGAPYALVAGERDLAEGVVQLKDMESGEQRSVPLETVVSELRAKLA; this is encoded by the coding sequence GTGAACACCTTCCAGGCCCCCCGGGGCACCTACGACCTCATCCCGCCGCGCTCCGCGGTCTTCCTCGCGGTCCGCGAGGCGATCTCCGCCCCGCTGAAGAACTCCGGCTACGGCTACGTCGAGACGCCCGGCTTCGAGAACGTCGAGCTGTTCGCCCGCGGCGTCGGCGAGTCCACCGACATCGTCTCCAAGGAGATGTACGCCTTCGAGACCAAGGGCGGCGACCAGCTGGCGCTGCGCCCCGAGGGCACCGCATCGGTGCTGCGCGCCGCGCTGGAGGCCAACCTCCACAAGGCCGGCAACCTGCCCGTGAAGCTCTGGTACTCCGGCTCGTACTACCGCTACGAGAAGCCGCAGGCCGGCCGCTACCGCCACTTCTCCCAGGTGGGGGCCGAGGCGATCGGCGCCGAGGACCCGGCGCTCGACGCCGAGCTGATCATCCTGGCCGACCAGGCGTACCGCTCGCTCGGCCTGCGCGACTTCCGCATCCTGCTGAACTCGCTCGGTGACAAGGAGTGCCGCCCGGTCTACCGGGAGGCGCTCCAGGCCTTCCTGCGCGACCTCGACCTCGACGAGGACACCCGCCGCCGGGTCGAGATCAACCCGCTGCGCGTCCTCGACGACAAGCGCTCCGAGGTCCAGAAGCAGCTCACCGGCGCGCCCATGCTGCGCGACTACCTCTGCGACGCCTGCAAGGCGTACCACGAGGAGGTCCGGGCGCTGATCACGGCGGCCGGGGTCGCCTTCGAGGACGACGAGAAGCTCGTCCGCGGCCTGGACTACTACACCCGCACCACCTTCGAGTTCGTGCACGGCGGACTCGGCTCCCAGTCCGCGGTGGGCGGCGGCGGCCGGTACGACGGCCTCTCCGAGATGATCGGCGGCCCCGCGCTGCCGTCCGTCGGCTGGGCGCTCGGCGTCGACCGCACGGTGCTGGCCCTGGAGGCCGAGGGCGTCGTCCTCGACATCCCGGCGGCCACCAGCGTGTACGCCGTCCCGCTCGGCGAGGAGGCCCGCCGGGTGCTCTTCGGCGTGGTCACCGAGCTGCGCAGGGCCGGGGTCGCCGCGGACTTCAGCTACGGCGGCAAGGGCCTCAAGGGCGCCATGAAGAACGCCAACCGGTCCGGGGCGCCGTACGCCCTGGTGGCCGGCGAGCGCGACCTCGCCGAGGGCGTGGTGCAGCTCAAGGACATGGAGTCGGGCGAGCAGCGGTCGGTCCCGCTGGAGACCGTCGTCTCCGAGCTGCGGGCGAAGCTGGCCTGA
- a CDS encoding MBL fold metallo-hydrolase: MLIAGFPAGAWGTNCYLVAPAAGEECVIIDPGHQAAQGVEETLRKHRLKPVAVVLSHGHIDHVASVVPVCGAHDVPAWIHPEDRYMMSDPEKALGRSIGMPLMGELTVGEPDDVKELTDGAGLSLAGLEFSVAHAPGHTKGSVTFRMPEAADVPSVFFSGDLLFAGSIGRTDLPGGDMDDMLASLARVCLPLDDSTVVLSGHGPQTTIGRERATNPYLREVASGPGSGRPAPRRGM; this comes from the coding sequence GTGCTTATTGCCGGGTTCCCCGCCGGGGCCTGGGGGACCAACTGTTACCTGGTCGCCCCGGCCGCAGGCGAGGAGTGCGTGATCATCGACCCCGGCCACCAGGCCGCCCAGGGAGTCGAGGAGACGCTCAGGAAGCATCGGCTCAAGCCCGTCGCCGTGGTGCTCAGCCACGGGCACATCGACCACGTCGCCTCCGTCGTCCCCGTCTGCGGCGCGCACGACGTGCCGGCGTGGATCCACCCCGAGGACCGGTACATGATGAGCGACCCGGAGAAGGCCCTCGGCCGCTCCATCGGCATGCCGCTCATGGGCGAGCTGACCGTCGGCGAGCCCGACGACGTCAAGGAGCTCACCGACGGCGCCGGGCTGAGCCTCGCCGGTCTGGAGTTCTCCGTCGCGCACGCACCCGGCCATACCAAGGGGTCGGTGACCTTCCGGATGCCCGAGGCCGCGGACGTGCCGTCCGTCTTCTTCTCGGGCGACCTGCTGTTCGCCGGCTCCATCGGACGCACGGACCTGCCCGGCGGCGACATGGACGACATGCTCGCCTCGCTGGCCCGGGTGTGCCTGCCGCTCGACGACTCGACCGTGGTGCTCTCCGGCCACGGTCCCCAGACGACCATCGGCCGTGAGCGCGCCACCAACCCGTATCTCCGCGAGGTGGCCTCCGGCCCCGGGAGCGGCCGGCCCGCTCCCCGACGAGGAATGTGA
- a CDS encoding peptidylprolyl isomerase codes for MVSSDQRRRQLAREKFERQQQRREKARKKTKQRNAVIAAVIAVVLASGGAVYAGVSLGGGDDKKDDNASSSADNSPSPEPSETESKAPEPAMAIDKKAKYTFSIDTNEGGLSIAMDAAKTPHTVNSFKALADKGYFDGTKCHRLTTQGIFVLQCGDPKGDGTGGPGYTIPDENLTSLGKAGADGAVTYKAGTVAMANTGQPGTGGSQFFLVYKDTKLPPSYTPFGTLDAESLKIVEAVGKAGVEGGATDGAPKKPVTIEKAAVPKA; via the coding sequence GTGGTCAGCAGCGATCAGCGGCGGCGGCAGCTCGCCCGGGAGAAGTTCGAGCGCCAGCAGCAGCGTCGGGAGAAGGCGCGGAAGAAGACGAAGCAGCGCAACGCGGTCATCGCGGCCGTGATCGCCGTGGTCCTCGCCTCCGGCGGCGCCGTGTACGCGGGTGTGAGCCTCGGCGGGGGCGACGACAAGAAGGACGACAACGCGTCGTCCTCGGCCGACAACTCGCCCTCCCCCGAGCCCTCGGAGACGGAGAGCAAGGCTCCCGAGCCCGCGATGGCGATCGACAAGAAGGCCAAGTACACCTTCTCGATCGACACCAACGAGGGCGGGCTCAGCATCGCGATGGACGCGGCGAAGACCCCGCACACCGTGAACTCGTTCAAGGCGCTCGCGGACAAGGGCTACTTCGACGGCACCAAGTGCCACCGTCTGACCACGCAGGGCATCTTCGTCCTCCAGTGCGGCGACCCGAAGGGCGACGGCACCGGCGGCCCCGGCTACACCATCCCGGACGAGAACCTGACCTCGCTCGGCAAGGCGGGCGCCGACGGCGCGGTGACGTACAAGGCGGGCACGGTGGCCATGGCCAACACCGGCCAGCCGGGCACCGGCGGCAGCCAGTTCTTCCTCGTCTACAAGGACACCAAGCTGCCGCCGTCGTACACGCCGTTCGGCACGCTCGACGCGGAGAGCCTGAAGATCGTCGAGGCGGTCGGCAAGGCCGGTGTGGAGGGCGGGGCCACCGACGGGGCGCCGAAGAAGCCCGTCACCATCGAGAAGGCCGCCGTCCCGAAGGCGTGA
- a CDS encoding DUF349 domain-containing protein: MSSDPWGRVDETGTVYVRTAEGEQVVGSWQAGTPEEALAYFERKYEGLVVEIGLLERRVKTTDLAAKDAQTAIDHLRQQVDEHHAVGDLAALRERLDALVATVDKRREERKVQRAKQSDEARKSKEALVAEAEELAQSEQWRSAGERLRALVDTWKGLPRLDRKSDDELWHRFSHARSAFSKRRKAHFASLDAQREEARRTKERLVSEAEALSGSTDWGPTAARYRDLMTQWKAAGRAQREAEDDLWNRFRGAQDVFFAARSGVFAERDAEQGENLKVKEELAAEAEKLVPVTDLKAARAAFRSINERWEAVGHVPRDARPKVEGRMHAVERAIQESEENEWRRTNPEARARAAGLTGQLQAAVDKLREQIDTARASGNNARADKLSRELEGRQALLDQALKGLEEFGG; the protein is encoded by the coding sequence GTGAGCAGCGACCCGTGGGGCCGCGTCGACGAGACGGGCACCGTGTACGTGCGTACTGCCGAGGGCGAGCAGGTCGTCGGTTCGTGGCAGGCCGGAACTCCCGAGGAGGCACTGGCCTACTTCGAGCGCAAGTACGAGGGCCTGGTGGTCGAGATCGGCCTCCTCGAGCGCCGGGTGAAGACGACCGACCTGGCGGCGAAGGACGCCCAGACCGCGATCGACCACCTGCGTCAGCAGGTGGACGAGCACCACGCGGTCGGTGACCTCGCCGCCCTGCGCGAGCGGCTGGACGCGCTCGTCGCGACGGTGGACAAGCGCCGTGAGGAGCGCAAGGTCCAGCGCGCGAAGCAGAGCGACGAGGCGCGCAAGTCCAAGGAGGCGCTGGTCGCCGAGGCGGAGGAGCTGGCGCAGAGCGAGCAGTGGCGCTCGGCCGGTGAGCGGCTGCGGGCGCTGGTGGACACGTGGAAGGGCCTGCCGCGGCTCGACCGCAAGTCCGACGACGAGCTGTGGCACCGCTTCTCGCACGCCCGGTCGGCGTTCTCCAAGCGCCGCAAGGCGCACTTCGCGTCGCTGGACGCGCAGCGCGAGGAGGCCCGCCGGACCAAGGAGCGGCTGGTCTCCGAGGCCGAGGCGCTCTCCGGGTCGACGGACTGGGGCCCGACCGCGGCCCGCTACCGCGACCTGATGACGCAGTGGAAGGCGGCGGGCCGCGCACAGCGCGAGGCCGAGGACGACCTGTGGAACCGCTTCCGCGGCGCCCAGGACGTCTTCTTCGCGGCCCGCAGCGGCGTCTTCGCCGAGCGGGACGCCGAGCAGGGCGAGAACCTCAAGGTCAAGGAGGAGCTCGCGGCCGAGGCCGAGAAGCTCGTCCCGGTGACGGACCTCAAGGCGGCACGTGCCGCGTTCCGGTCCATCAACGAGCGCTGGGAGGCCGTCGGCCACGTGCCGCGCGACGCCCGCCCGAAGGTGGAGGGCCGGATGCACGCGGTGGAGCGTGCCATCCAGGAGTCCGAGGAGAACGAGTGGCGCCGGACGAACCCGGAGGCGCGTGCGCGTGCCGCCGGTCTGACGGGGCAGCTCCAGGCGGCCGTCGACAAGCTGCGTGAGCAGATCGACACGGCCCGCGCCTCGGGCAACAACGCCCGTGCCGACAAGCTCTCCCGGGAGCTGGAGGGCCGGCAGGCCCTGCTCGACCAGGCCCTGAAGGGCCTGGAGGAGTTCGGCGGCTGA
- a CDS encoding RelA/SpoT family protein: protein MPDEAQSAAAQPGQQAAEPTAAPAVPEAQPARKPQPAVTERTGPVPVSAPKPVPPAAATRSGGSSNRVRARLARLGVQRSSPYNPVLEPLLRIVRSNDPKIETSTLRQIEKAYQVAERWHRGQKRKSGDPYITHPLAVTTILAELGMDPATLMAGLLHDTVEDTEYGLDQLRRDFGDSVALLVDGVTKLDKVKFGEAAQAETVRKMVVAMAKDPRVLVIKLADRLHNMRTMRYLKREKQEKKARETLEIYAPLAHRLGMNTIKWELEDLAFAILYPKMYDEIVRLVAERAPKRDEYLAIVTDEVQSDLRAARIKATVTGRPKHYYSVYQKMIVRGRDFAEIYDLVGIRVLVDTVRDCYAALGTVHARWNPVPGRFKDYIAMPKFNMYQSLHTTVIGPNGKPVELQIRTFDMHRRAEYGIAAHWKYKQETVAGTSKVRTDVPRAAKGSAGQDTVNDMAWLRQLLDWQKETEDPGEFLESLRFDLSRNEVFVFTPKGDVIALPAGATPVDFAYAVHTEVGHRTIGARVNGRLVPLESTLDNGDLVEVFTSKAEGAGPSRDWLGFVKSPRARNKIRAWFSKERRDEAIEQGKDAIVRAMRKQNLPIQRILTGDSLVTLAHEMRYPDISSLYAAIGEGHVAAQGVVQKLVQALGGEEAASEDIAESTPPSRSRSTRRNNADPGVVVKGVEDVWVKLARCCTPVPGDPIIGFVTRGSGVSVHRADCVNVDSLSQQPERILDVEWAPTQSSVFLVAIQVEALDRSRLLSDVTRVLSDQHVNILSAAVQTSRDRVATSRFTFEMGDPKHLGHVLKAVRGVEGVYDVYRVTSARRP from the coding sequence TTGCCAGACGAGGCCCAGTCCGCCGCCGCGCAGCCCGGCCAGCAGGCCGCCGAGCCCACGGCAGCCCCTGCCGTGCCCGAGGCCCAGCCCGCCCGGAAGCCGCAGCCCGCTGTGACGGAGCGCACGGGCCCGGTGCCCGTCTCCGCGCCCAAGCCCGTGCCACCGGCCGCGGCCACCCGCTCCGGCGGGTCCTCGAACCGCGTCCGCGCCCGGCTCGCCCGCCTCGGCGTGCAGCGCTCCTCGCCGTACAACCCCGTGCTGGAGCCGCTGCTGCGCATCGTGCGCAGCAACGACCCCAAGATCGAGACGTCGACGCTCCGCCAGATCGAGAAGGCGTACCAGGTCGCCGAGCGGTGGCACCGCGGTCAGAAGCGCAAGAGCGGCGACCCGTACATCACCCACCCGCTCGCGGTCACCACCATCCTGGCCGAGCTGGGCATGGACCCCGCGACCCTGATGGCCGGTCTGCTGCACGACACGGTCGAGGACACCGAGTACGGCCTGGACCAGCTCCGGCGCGACTTCGGGGACTCGGTCGCCCTGCTCGTCGACGGCGTCACCAAGCTCGACAAGGTGAAGTTCGGCGAGGCCGCGCAGGCCGAGACCGTGCGCAAGATGGTCGTCGCCATGGCCAAGGACCCCCGGGTCCTGGTCATCAAGCTCGCCGACCGGCTCCACAACATGCGCACCATGCGCTACCTCAAGCGGGAGAAGCAGGAGAAGAAGGCCCGCGAGACGCTGGAGATCTACGCCCCGCTCGCCCACCGGCTGGGCATGAACACCATCAAGTGGGAGCTGGAGGACCTCGCGTTCGCGATCCTCTACCCGAAGATGTACGACGAGATCGTGCGCCTGGTCGCCGAGCGGGCCCCCAAGCGCGACGAGTACCTCGCCATAGTGACCGACGAGGTCCAGTCCGACCTCCGTGCCGCCCGGATCAAGGCCACCGTCACGGGACGGCCCAAGCACTACTACAGCGTCTACCAGAAGATGATCGTCCGCGGCAGGGACTTCGCGGAGATCTACGACCTGGTCGGCATCCGCGTCCTCGTCGACACCGTCCGTGACTGCTACGCGGCGCTGGGCACCGTCCACGCCCGCTGGAACCCGGTTCCGGGGCGGTTCAAGGACTACATCGCGATGCCCAAGTTCAACATGTACCAGTCCCTGCACACGACGGTGATCGGCCCCAACGGCAAGCCCGTCGAGCTCCAGATCCGCACCTTCGACATGCACCGCCGCGCCGAGTACGGCATCGCCGCGCACTGGAAGTACAAGCAGGAGACCGTCGCCGGCACCTCCAAGGTCCGCACCGACGTCCCGCGCGCCGCCAAGGGCAGCGCCGGCCAGGACACCGTCAACGACATGGCCTGGCTGCGCCAGCTCCTCGACTGGCAGAAGGAGACCGAGGACCCCGGCGAGTTCCTGGAGTCCCTGCGGTTCGACCTCTCGCGCAACGAGGTCTTCGTCTTCACGCCCAAGGGCGACGTCATCGCCCTGCCCGCCGGCGCGACGCCGGTCGACTTCGCGTACGCGGTCCACACCGAGGTCGGCCACCGGACGATAGGAGCACGGGTCAACGGGCGGCTGGTGCCGCTGGAGTCGACCCTGGACAACGGCGACCTGGTGGAGGTCTTCACCTCCAAGGCGGAGGGCGCCGGGCCGTCCCGTGACTGGCTCGGCTTCGTCAAGTCGCCCCGGGCCCGCAACAAGATCCGCGCCTGGTTCTCCAAGGAGCGCCGGGACGAGGCCATCGAGCAGGGCAAGGACGCCATCGTCCGCGCGATGCGCAAGCAGAACCTGCCCATCCAGCGGATCCTCACCGGCGACTCCCTCGTCACCCTCGCCCACGAGATGCGCTACCCGGACATCTCCTCGCTGTACGCGGCGATCGGCGAGGGCCATGTCGCGGCCCAGGGCGTCGTGCAGAAGCTGGTGCAGGCGCTCGGCGGCGAGGAGGCCGCCAGCGAGGACATCGCGGAGTCGACGCCGCCGTCCCGCAGCCGCTCCACGCGGCGCAACAACGCCGATCCCGGCGTCGTCGTCAAGGGCGTCGAGGACGTCTGGGTCAAGCTCGCCCGGTGCTGCACCCCCGTCCCCGGGGACCCGATCATCGGCTTCGTCACCCGGGGCAGCGGGGTATCCGTGCACCGCGCCGACTGCGTCAACGTCGACTCGCTGTCCCAGCAGCCCGAACGCATCCTCGACGTCGAGTGGGCGCCCACCCAGTCCTCCGTCTTCCTGGTCGCCATCCAGGTCGAGGCGCTGGACCGCTCCCGGCTGCTCTCCGACGTCACCCGCGTCCTGTCCGACCAGCACGTCAACATCCTGTCGGCGGCCGTGCAGACCTCCCGCGACCGGGTGGCCACCTCGCGCTTCACCTTCGAGATGGGCGACCCCAAGCACCTCGGCCACGTCCTCAAGGCCGTCCGCGGCGTGGAGGGCGTCTACGACGTGTACCGCGTCACCTCGGCGCGGCGGCCGTAG
- a CDS encoding adenine phosphoribosyltransferase has product MSAEDTRDLLLSRIRDVADYPKPGVVFKDITPLLADPVAFTALTDELSGICERHGATKIVGLEARGFILAAPVAVRSGIGFVPVRKAGKLPGATLSQAYELEYGTAEIEVHAEDLGAGDRVMVIDDVLATGGTAEASLDLIRRAGADVAGVAVLMELTFLGGRARLDGALRGAPLDALITL; this is encoded by the coding sequence ATGAGCGCCGAGGACACCCGCGACCTGCTGCTCAGCCGCATCCGGGACGTGGCCGACTACCCGAAGCCGGGAGTGGTGTTCAAGGACATCACGCCCCTGCTCGCCGACCCGGTCGCCTTCACCGCGCTGACGGACGAGCTGAGCGGCATCTGCGAGCGGCACGGCGCCACGAAGATCGTCGGCCTGGAGGCCCGCGGCTTCATCCTCGCCGCCCCGGTGGCCGTCCGCTCCGGCATCGGCTTCGTCCCGGTCCGCAAGGCGGGCAAGCTGCCCGGCGCCACGCTGTCCCAGGCGTACGAGCTGGAGTACGGCACCGCCGAGATCGAGGTGCACGCCGAGGACCTCGGCGCGGGCGACCGCGTCATGGTCATCGACGACGTCCTCGCCACCGGCGGCACCGCCGAGGCCTCGCTGGACCTGATCCGGCGGGCCGGTGCCGACGTCGCGGGCGTCGCCGTCCTGATGGAGCTCACGTTCCTGGGCGGGCGGGCCCGGCTGGACGGCGCACTGCGCGGAGCGCCGCTCGACGCGCTGATCACGCTCTGA